From the Lathyrus oleraceus cultivar Zhongwan6 chromosome 3, CAAS_Psat_ZW6_1.0, whole genome shotgun sequence genome, the window tcctcacattcaatctttaaaaatactttttggaaaaaggtcagaatttaattaattctaaaacttgctctcgccctgagatagatttaatgactaacttacactgtccagttaaaacctcaaactctcgctctgttggtttcaacttctttatgtcttttacttttgtaaaaaatcttgttattaaacctgtaagttaagaccataaaaagattgattctaattttaagtttgaatagaccgacttagttttgatccctctttctgcttactttacataccgatacctaggcaaattagccagacatgctaaataaataagaatctatatcatgcataaacagactcattccaggcatgcaatgtaaataaacagtagaataaaacattaaaaattaaatagctattaaagaacctgaatgcgtaatacaatggtctttgaacactcctccacaagccggtaggatttgttcttcgattcttcaattaaacagtaaattaaatcaaggaaataaaaaaactcgaatataacgtaaggttaaatccggtataaagttgcccagtagtttccggtgtagaaactactacgcgaaaaatatctaaaagctaagaacgggggaaaaataaattgcaagggaaaaaagaaaacaaagcttgcaaaataaaataaataaaatggacgatgctggaaaggaagaaaaataagcaaaggcgtgaaaaaaataaatttggcagagcttccgcaaaactgagcgtgcaaaaactgtgtaacttttggtttgtgagacggctatttataatagccttggtagCAGCATTCCGTTTCTCTCCTTCTTCAGCGTGGCTATATCCACGGCGTGCATATAGGAGACCAATTCCTTAACGTTATTCTTCAAGTCCTTCTGAGGGCGATACTTGCGCCACAAAGGTAGTGGggttgcgtgacgctcgtcacgctatgtgtgacgtccgtcacaaggctccttcgcgtgacgctcgtcacgcgtcctgtgacgtccgtcacaggcacagcattggtgacttgtgcgctttgggctgggctttggcctttggttccttttctctcctttttgttgctttttacacctccttttcttccctttttcacttttgcttcaaaatgggtacctgatataaatagaagagaaatactgcataatatctgataaaatgggataaattagtgtaaatgataaaataatttaattgaattaagtcttaaaaagcgatataatttcgtgttatcactAGCTCCCAGATCAATCAGAGCTTTGTTGAACGACCTATCTCCAATAGTACATGGGATAGTGATAGCTCCACGATCCTTCTTCTTGAtcggaatcttcataccctgcaaaattGCACTACAAGTTTCAGTGAGAATAATTGGGTTAGTGTCGGCGGTACGCCTCTTAGAAATgatatccttcatgaactttgcatatgtaggcatttgttcaagtgcctCTAACAACGGAATGTTAATTTCCagcttcttgaacaactctaAGAATTTTTCAAAAATTTTCTCATGTTGCCCTTTTTTCTTGTTCCGAGTGGGGAATGGGAGCTTAACAACCGGCTTGGGCTCAATGCCTGTTTCTTTCACCACTGGTTTCGGTGCTGCTACTTCTTCTCtaacaacttcattttctttgatctcaaGGTCCACTTCGATCAATTGGTCTTCCTCTTCATCAACTTCCTCAACAACTTCCTCAGACTTACCCCTTCGGGTTGTCaccgcactcacattattatgctctctaggATTTGTCACGGTTGCACTAGGTAGAGCACCTTGTGCTTGAAAACTCGAAGCTAGTTGCTGAGCGATTTGCCCCATTTGGACTTGAATATTCTTTATAGATGCCGTGGTATTTTTCTGATTGTTCCGGGTTTCTTCTTGAAATTGGACATTGTGGGCAGCCATTCTCTCAATAGCAATTTCCCAATCATCTTTCTTAGGGGCatgttgctgctgttgttgttgatatttaGTTTCGTACTGACCATGTTGAGGGGTGATTCCTTTTTGATCTTTCCATGAGAagttgggatgatttttccatccCGGGTTGTACGTGTTGAAATAAGGATTATtttgcttcaagaatttgattTCTTCCACCTGTTGAGGAGTTGCAAAACAATAACACGTTTGGTGAGGACCACT encodes:
- the LOC127131999 gene encoding uncharacterized protein LOC127131999, which gives rise to MADVPPPAERLLGDYGGANAQTGRLTIVNQPVNVANFQLHPSTINQLKRKNFTGKKDRETLGDAYKRFKRVLVACPTHNMDATEQMQMFVNGLKIKTKQLIDTATGGSTKFLTATGIKKVIEAIAANEHMELYDRCQSKPEGVIDLKLETNKICIEDIIVAEVDKKLKVEEIKFLKQNNPYFNTYNPGWKNHPNFSWKDQKGITPQHGQYETKYQQQQQQHAPKKDDWEIAIERMAAHNVQFQEETRNNQKNTTASIKNIQVQMGQIAQQLASSFQAQGALPSATVTNPREHNNVSAVTTRRGKSEEVVEEVDEEEDQLIEVDLEIKENEVVREEVAAPKPVVKETGIEPKPVVKLPFPTRNKKKGQHEKIFEKFLELFKKLEINIPLLEALEQMPTYAKFMKDIISKRRTADTNPIILTETCSAILQGMKIPIKKKDRGAITIPSTLKKERNGMLLPRLL